Part of the Actinomycetota bacterium genome is shown below.
GCGCTATCACCTCGCGGAGAGGTGGCAGAGTGGTTGAATGCGGCGGTCTCGAAAACCGTTATGCGGGTATCCCCCGCATCGAGGGTTCGAATCCCTCCCTCTCCGCCAGCAGGGTTCGTTACGATGCCCGTTCCTCGGATGACGAGCAAGAGCCGGGGCGTCTGTTCAAGCGCTTCATGATGACTACAACGACCGGAAGGGGAACGCGTGGGCAGAAGTGGTCTTCCCAACTACCGCAAGCTCGCCTTTGAGCAGTATCCGGCTATTTGCGTGCACTGCGGCTTCGGAATCAGGCCTGTGCTCGAGGTCGCCCATCTCGACGGAAGTGCGCGTAACTGCTCAGTCGATAATCTCGCGATCCTATGTCCGACCTGCCACCGGATGCACGACATCGGCCTCATCCCGACCGAACACCTGATTGTCATGCGTGACGTGGAGCGCCAGGCAGACTGGGGCCTCTTGATGAAGGATGCCGCAGCGAAGGCCGTCGCTACCAAGCTTGCCGATGACCCCGAGCACTTCAAGAACGCTGCCCGGAAGGCCGCAGCCACCAGACGCGCTCGAGAGCAGTCGGAGGATGCAGACTGAGCGCCCCGGAGCCATTCCCGCAGGAGCCGGTCAGCCACGACCCATCTAACGCCCGCCGGTCGTCGCAGCCTCCCACGTTCCGCCGTTGCGTTCGATAGTCTCCCGGGCTTCCTGTTCGCTGATCGGTATCGTCTCGGGCGTGCCGATGAAGGTGGTCGGTATTCCCGGGTCAAGCACCCAGGCGTCGGTCTCGTAATCGAACCGCCATATCTTCACGCCGTTGCCGCCAGTCCACAGCACAGTTTGGGACTTCCCGAGGAGCGGGGCGTTGCTGTCGGTGAGCCAATACGGCACCACCGTTCCCATGTCCACGATGGTCTCCGCCCCCTCTGGAATCGGAACACTATCGGCGTTCGCTTGCATCTCTGCTTTCAGGTCATCCAGCGCCCCAAGTCCGGGGTCACTCCACCCCGGGGGTGTCACCCATCTACCGCCGTTGCGTTGGATGGTGCCCATGGCTTGCTGCTCGGTGATCGGCGCGACTAGGGGTGATCCGATGAAGATGCTGTACATCTCCCTGTCCTCGACCCATTCGTTGTATCCGTAGTCGAACCGGTGTATCCCGCTGCCGCCCATCCAAAGCACAGTCCTAGACTCCCCAAGGACAGGGAATTCGTCGGCGAGCTGGTAGTTGGACTTCAAGCCTTTCATGGGACCTCTCACGTAGCATCTTCGGCAAGTCTACCATCTGTGCGCTTAGCCGCTCGGCATGCGTGCGGCAGCCTGTGCTTGCCGGACATGGGGCGGATCATGGCGCGCAAGGTTTTGGGGGGCGACCGGCGCACCCATCTTGACGAGATCCTGGCACTACCGCCAAGGAATCGCCTCTCGCCGGGAGCGTTTCAGGGCAGCGCTAGCATCAGGGGAGAGTCTGCCGACACCGGCCAGGGAGAGCGCGCTCAAGGTAAAGGACAGACGACGCCGTGAGGCTATGGCCGAGAAACGGGAGTACGGTTCGGGCTACGAGATGGTACTCTGTGATAGAAAGGGGTACGAACCTCCGGCTGGGCACCTATGGCCGTTCTCGACATGCCAGCAGTTCCTCGCAATGTTCCACCCCTTGAACTGAGAGTAGACCCCCCGAATCTTTACGCGCTCGGCGGGTCAATCAAGCGCCCTGACCTCGATGCCGATACACCAAATATGAAGATGCGCTGGTGGGATTCACAGTCGATCAAGATGAAGATTGCCGTGGCATGCGGCCTCGTACTTGTTGTCGGGGTCGGTGGCATAATGCTCATGCTCCACTGGGCGAGCACTGCCGCGCTCGATACCATGGCCGAGGAGGCGTTCTACGAATCCCAGCGCGCCTTCGACTCACTTGTAGCGCAGGACGTACGAATGATGTCGGCAGTTGCCGACTCGCTTGCATCGAATGACGAGATACGCGAGGTGCTTGTATCGGGCGATAAAGAGCTCATGCTCGCCGCGACGCGCCCATTACTGCTTGAACTCAAAGAGCGACACGCTATCACCCACCTTTATCTCATTGATACCGGCGGCACGGTTTTGATGAGGGCACACAAACCCAAAGAGAGCGGTGACGTGCTGCAGCGAGAGACTTTTCGGCAGGCACAACGCACCGGAGAAGTCGCCTCGGGACTCGAGCTGGGAAAGACTGCCTTCGCGCTGCGAGTAGTGCGACCCATGCATGCTGACGACGGGCGACTGATCGGCTATATCGAAATCGCCGAGGAGATCGACCACTTTCTGAGCATCGTCACTGAGCGCACCGACAACGAGGTCGCCCTACTGCTTTCCAAAGAGCGACTCGACCGCGGTAACTGGTCTGAGATGCGCCGGTTGAGCGGCCAACCCGACGACTGGGACCTCTATGACGATTACGTGTTGGCGGGCAGCTCAAGTGAGGAACTTGTGGCGTCAGATAGACTTCCTTCCGTGCTTGGAATGGGCGCGGATACGGTTGTCGTCCGCGAGAACGGCGGCGAGGTGACTGTTTCGGGGCTGGTGCCGATCTTCGATATGTCGGGAGATGAGGCCGGTGCACTCCTGTTGGTACACGACGTTACGCCATTCGCGCGGATGCTCGACAATGCCCGGATGCTAACTGGCTTCTCCGCCATGCTCCTCTTCGCAGTGCTAGGCATTGGCACGATGTTCATGCTCGACAGCTTCGTCTTCCGCCGCCTAAAAGTTCTCTCCAATCGGATTGCGGGAACCGGGGAAGGCGTCCTTTCTGACGACTTCATCTCGAGCGTGGATGCTAGTCCGGGTGACGAGATCGACGAGTTTCAGGCGCATCTCGAGCGGAGTTACAGGGAGCTTTGGTTGAAATCCATGCTCCTTGATGAGGCATCAGATTCGATCGTGGTGCATGACCTCGACGGCAAGATTCTGTATGTCAATACCGCAGCATGCACCCGCTACGGGCGGACAGTTG
Proteins encoded:
- a CDS encoding HNH endonuclease, with translation MGRSGLPNYRKLAFEQYPAICVHCGFGIRPVLEVAHLDGSARNCSVDNLAILCPTCHRMHDIGLIPTEHLIVMRDVERQADWGLLMKDAAAKAVATKLADDPEHFKNAARKAAATRRAREQSEDAD